Part of the Paenibacillus sp. JNUCC32 genome is shown below.
GCCGATTTTGGAACAATACCAGCCGATGGATATTGAGGGGATTATGGATATGATGGAGCGTCATCCCGATATCTACATCGTGACGGATACGAAGGAGCAGAAGGACCGGGATATACAGTACCTGTTCGCGGAGATTGTAAACGCTGCTAAAGAACGGGATCCGAAGCTTCTGGAGCGGGTCGTCGTCCAAATTTACAATGAGCCGATGCTTGATATGGTTCAGGACATCTATCCGTTTCAATCGATTATATATACGCTGTATGCCACGCAGGACTCACCTGCTGAGATCACCGCCTTCGTACAGGAGAACCACATTGACGCGGTTACCATGCCGGAGTACAAGGTCAGCCCGAATTTCGTAGCCAAGCTAAGGCAAGCGGGAGCCGTGACCTATGTCCACACCATCAATGACACGAACACCGTGAACAATTATGAAAAATGGGGCGTGTACGGCGTCTACTCGGATCTGCTGACCGAGCCGGAGCTGGAGCGGAACAGCTTGAGATATACGATGACAAAGCGACTGGAGTAGATGTACCTTACAAGGCACGCCTCATATCGCGTCCGTCTGTGGAAAAGTTTAAGTTTGCATCCATAATAATGCAGAGCATGGAAGTCCGTGATCTCCATAAGAGATTGCGGGCTTTTTCATGCTATCAGAAATATAAACTTCGAAGCTTGGCCTACTTGATATCACTGAAAGCCACCATTTATATGTCTGGGATTGTGCGTCATGCGGTCTGGGATTGTACGTCGGTAGACGTTTTTCTTAACCAGGTATCCGCCCAAATCTCTTTCCAGCGACGAGGTTCGTATATCGGCTGAACCGATAAACCGCAATTACCAAAAAAATGTTCGTATTTTATACGAACATAAATTGACTTGCTTACCGTGCTAGCATAGACTTATTTTAGTATGATAGTAACCCGTGAACGTGGAGGAATGACGCTTGAAAGAGATGATACAATCCTGGAGGCATGTGTTTAAGCTGGACCCCGACAAGGAGATCGATGACGAGACCCTTGATGCGGTATGCTTGTCAGGAACCGATGCCATTATGGTCGGAGGCTCAACCGGAGTCACTTATGAAAATACCGTGGATCTGCTGTCCCGAGTTCGGCGTTACGAGCTGCCGTGCGTGCAGGAAGTATCCGATCTGGAAGCCGTTGTACCCGGATTTGATCTATATATGGTCCCGATGGTTATGAATACGCAGGATCCGACCTGGATCATGGGCCGTCATCGCGAGGGAATCGAACGCTACGGGTACAT
Proteins encoded:
- a CDS encoding phosphatidylinositol-specific phospholipase C/glycerophosphodiester phosphodiesterase family protein, whose protein sequence is MKRIAAVLLLFSAIMILLLTHLEMEEEAPQGFAAYRLIAHAMGSIGEQPYTNAYEAMVVNYEKGTRVFEIDLMLTEDRKVVARHEWTESMTQQLGQKEKLPDDKQAARLSHEEFINTPILEQYQPMDIEGIMDMMERHPDIYIVTDTKEQKDRDIQYLFAEIVNAAKERDPKLLERVVVQIYNEPMLDMVQDIYPFQSIIYTLYATQDSPAEITAFVQENHIDAVTMPEYKVSPNFVAKLRQAGAVTYVHTINDTNTVNNYEKWGVYGVYSDLLTEPELERNSLRYTMTKRLE